The proteins below are encoded in one region of Actinomycetota bacterium:
- a CDS encoding AAA family ATPase, which produces MMRLKRVVAEHFGRLKGAQLGDLDKGLNVVLGPNEVGKTSFANLVRQLFYGFAGKRGGEAAYVVDDGKRQGLLVLTDGSGEWSVKRVDGAHGGPVSVTALSGADQPDILNNVTSGISREAFRVVLGFGLSELAEIEKGSASNDGVLSRLFAAQAGLAVNPADVKADLEKEAGELWAPSKSKPILNQLKAQIKAIKSEITQLEAKASGYAADQERYRNLSDELEEARTAREQAQRAAKALAVYEQELRTLEGTREEMRKQIASAGPDLERANQALGSIKVDDDLFAATPAIEAVLSDLSGFEQQMSAIANHDSSIIELEARTKTILGDVGITATQAQDADITPDSIAGIEKWRAQLVKKEHASDEATRKAQDLAARCEESEQVTEATAQPASSGYRSPGIIMAATGLLLVASGAALGEIVSLVLGLAVLGAGAFFLWRSRGAGPSKQPESAPAEIAVQMKSAKRDAELRRAEFESDLQGWSQWLTSKSLDCAGENPTAVATTVAAIKEWRSVVADLDKVRALRSKNEAWCEDYLERLNKAVEGLRGLPSASSLVDVASAAASIKHMKDQNTAAMHQRETVRRTIERLADDLAKWQNELEATRSKIEEVLEKVGLSPGADVAQLSALSQEADLEAKVLGEKYDDVLRNHTELKQKLGEEERDSSMAAARLEMTGLEELVQQKLEEYAVLAIAARLVERTQKEHEKNRQPAVIQRAGQIFADITEGRYTGVVVPGDGRFIVLNGNSDAIPSSELSTGTVQQLYLALRFALIETLDAVGVGLPVIMDDVLVNADPTRREGLARAIVELSGHRQVIFFTCHPETAELLSGVADPKNGMPGVKRISLSGPAA; this is translated from the coding sequence ATGATGAGACTAAAGAGAGTGGTGGCCGAACATTTCGGCAGGCTCAAAGGCGCACAACTCGGTGATCTTGATAAGGGCTTGAATGTGGTTCTTGGCCCCAACGAGGTCGGAAAGACCAGCTTTGCCAATCTGGTAAGGCAGCTCTTCTACGGATTCGCTGGTAAGCGCGGCGGTGAAGCCGCATACGTCGTAGATGACGGCAAGCGTCAGGGGCTGCTGGTCTTAACAGACGGCAGCGGTGAGTGGAGCGTCAAGCGAGTGGACGGAGCCCACGGTGGACCTGTCAGTGTCACTGCCCTGAGTGGTGCAGATCAGCCGGACATCCTCAACAACGTCACATCGGGTATCAGCAGGGAGGCCTTCAGGGTCGTCTTGGGCTTCGGATTGTCCGAGTTGGCCGAGATCGAGAAGGGGAGTGCTTCAAACGATGGAGTTTTGTCGCGACTGTTCGCTGCGCAGGCAGGTCTGGCGGTCAATCCCGCCGACGTGAAGGCCGACCTCGAGAAGGAAGCGGGCGAGCTTTGGGCACCGAGCAAGTCCAAGCCGATCCTCAATCAACTCAAGGCTCAGATCAAGGCAATCAAGTCCGAGATAACGCAGCTGGAGGCCAAGGCGAGCGGATACGCCGCTGACCAGGAGAGGTACAGAAATCTCTCCGACGAGCTGGAAGAGGCTCGAACAGCGAGAGAGCAGGCGCAGAGAGCGGCCAAGGCGCTAGCCGTTTACGAACAAGAGCTACGGACACTCGAGGGCACTCGGGAAGAGATGCGCAAGCAGATAGCTTCGGCCGGGCCGGATCTGGAGCGAGCGAATCAGGCTCTGGGTAGCATCAAGGTCGATGACGACCTGTTCGCTGCAACCCCCGCCATCGAGGCGGTGTTGAGTGATTTATCCGGTTTCGAACAGCAAATGAGTGCTATCGCTAATCACGATTCGAGCATCATCGAACTGGAAGCTAGAACGAAGACGATCCTTGGGGATGTCGGGATAACCGCTACGCAGGCTCAGGATGCTGACATCACACCAGACAGCATCGCGGGCATCGAGAAGTGGCGCGCCCAGCTCGTCAAGAAGGAGCATGCTTCCGATGAGGCCACACGCAAAGCGCAGGACCTTGCGGCTAGATGCGAGGAGTCCGAACAAGTCACAGAGGCCACTGCGCAACCTGCATCGTCTGGATACCGTTCGCCGGGAATCATCATGGCGGCCACCGGACTTCTACTGGTTGCATCGGGGGCTGCGCTGGGTGAGATAGTCTCGCTGGTGCTTGGGTTGGCTGTGTTGGGAGCCGGCGCATTCTTCCTCTGGCGCAGTCGTGGGGCGGGACCATCCAAGCAGCCAGAGTCTGCGCCGGCCGAGATCGCAGTGCAAATGAAATCTGCGAAGCGGGACGCCGAGCTTCGCCGGGCCGAGTTCGAATCTGATCTGCAAGGTTGGAGCCAGTGGCTGACCAGCAAAAGTCTGGATTGTGCGGGCGAGAATCCCACGGCGGTAGCAACGACCGTGGCTGCCATAAAAGAGTGGAGATCTGTGGTTGCGGACCTAGACAAGGTTCGTGCGCTGCGATCCAAAAACGAGGCATGGTGCGAGGACTATCTTGAGCGTCTGAACAAAGCCGTTGAAGGATTGAGGGGCCTTCCCTCGGCATCCTCGCTCGTGGATGTCGCAAGTGCTGCGGCTAGCATCAAACACATGAAAGATCAGAACACGGCTGCCATGCATCAACGCGAGACAGTCAGGCGCACGATCGAGCGACTCGCGGATGATTTGGCCAAGTGGCAAAACGAGCTGGAAGCGACTCGGAGCAAGATTGAGGAGGTGCTGGAGAAGGTCGGCCTGTCTCCGGGTGCCGATGTGGCTCAGCTAAGCGCCCTAAGCCAGGAAGCCGATTTGGAGGCAAAAGTCCTGGGCGAGAAGTATGACGATGTGTTGCGAAATCATACGGAACTCAAGCAAAAGCTGGGTGAAGAGGAGCGGGATTCCTCGATGGCTGCGGCAAGGCTCGAGATGACGGGCCTCGAAGAGTTGGTCCAGCAGAAGCTAGAGGAGTATGCCGTCCTCGCGATAGCGGCCCGGCTCGTCGAGCGCACCCAAAAGGAGCATGAGAAGAACCGTCAGCCAGCCGTGATTCAACGTGCCGGTCAGATTTTCGCCGACATCACGGAGGGGCGTTACACGGGAGTCGTCGTGCCGGGTGACGGTCGTTTCATCGTCCTCAATGGGAATTCGGATGCGATACCCTCGTCGGAGTTGTCGACGGGCACGGTGCAGCAACTCTATCTCGCGCTGCGCTTCGCCCTGATCGAGACCCTAGATGCAGTGGGGGTTGGACTGCCCGTGATAATGGATGACGTCCTGGTCAATGCCGACCCCACCAGGAGGGAAGGGCTGGCAAGGGCGATCGTCGAGCTGTCCGGACATCGCCAGGTCATTTTCTTCACGTGTCATCCTGAGACTGCGGAGCTACTCAGCGGCGTGGCAGACCCAAAGAACGGCATGCCCGGCGTGAAGCGGATCAGTCTTTCAGGGCCGGCAGCCTGA
- a CDS encoding response regulator transcription factor yields the protein MVGGTAPPKVLVVDDEQSILEFISYNLKKEGYEVITAADGDTAVSLAERTMFDLVILDIMLPGIDGYEVCKRIREHSNVPLLFLSARDTEIDKVVGLELGGDDYLAKPFGIHELLARVRALLRRSTHKAQESDAGGQRLEVSGIVLDKGTHSATFGDGVIDLTPREFELLATLMAQPGMVLSREHLLRQAWQWEHLVETKTVDTHIKRLRDKLELAKVDPGVIETVRGYGYRIAP from the coding sequence ATGGTGGGAGGAACCGCACCCCCGAAGGTCCTCGTCGTCGACGACGAGCAATCCATCCTCGAGTTCATATCGTACAACCTGAAGAAGGAAGGCTACGAGGTCATCACTGCTGCCGACGGCGACACCGCAGTGTCACTTGCCGAGCGCACAATGTTCGACCTCGTGATACTCGACATCATGCTGCCGGGGATTGACGGGTATGAGGTGTGCAAGCGAATCCGAGAGCACTCAAACGTGCCCCTTCTCTTTTTGTCGGCGAGGGACACCGAGATAGACAAGGTCGTTGGATTGGAGCTTGGCGGTGACGACTATCTCGCCAAGCCCTTCGGCATCCATGAGTTGCTGGCCCGCGTGCGTGCGCTGTTGCGTCGATCCACTCACAAGGCGCAGGAGTCAGACGCGGGCGGCCAGCGCCTCGAGGTTTCCGGGATCGTTCTGGACAAAGGAACCCACTCGGCGACCTTCGGCGATGGGGTCATCGACCTGACACCCCGAGAGTTCGAATTGTTGGCAACGCTGATGGCTCAGCCTGGGATGGTTCTCAGTCGCGAGCACCTACTTCGGCAGGCCTGGCAGTGGGAGCACCTGGTCGAGACGAAGACCGTCGACACCCACATCAAGCGGCTGCGCGACAAGCTCGAACTCGCCAAAGTCGACCCGGGCGTGATCGAGACCGTCCGAGGCTACGGCTACCGGATCGCGCCTTGA
- a CDS encoding transcriptional regulator codes for MRFYRIGNKVISRDKLFAVIDEILTDRENGSTQEEVASSHKVQRTFVSFLESLGEVRRGPKVALVGFPVSNADPVISLAESKGLDFVLVFSQKEREDVESASGYDVFNRLLETLAALRDFDLVVLMASDWRIDLVERILGAEVIGIPLGTSPLREDVEVDLVALETLLDDVLSARSGQGRSGRVSAVLREAADKAERWSASRRS; via the coding sequence ATGAGGTTCTACCGGATCGGCAACAAAGTCATCAGCCGAGACAAGCTTTTCGCAGTAATCGACGAGATACTCACCGACCGCGAGAACGGCTCCACGCAAGAAGAGGTGGCTAGCTCCCACAAGGTGCAGCGCACGTTCGTGTCCTTCCTCGAGTCGCTTGGCGAAGTCCGCCGAGGTCCCAAGGTGGCCCTGGTCGGCTTCCCGGTATCCAATGCCGACCCTGTCATCTCCCTTGCGGAGAGCAAAGGCTTGGATTTCGTGCTCGTCTTCTCGCAAAAGGAGCGTGAAGACGTCGAGTCGGCGTCGGGGTACGACGTCTTCAATCGGCTTCTGGAGACACTTGCGGCCCTACGCGACTTCGACCTGGTGGTCCTGATGGCCAGCGACTGGCGCATCGACCTCGTCGAACGCATCCTCGGTGCTGAAGTCATCGGCATTCCGCTCGGGACCTCACCTTTGCGTGAGGACGTCGAGGTGGATCTTGTCGCACTCGAAACACTCCTCGACGACGTTCTGTCCGCTCGCTCGGGTCAGGGGCGCAGCGGTCGTGTGAGCGCGGTGCTGCGTGAGGCAGCCGACAAGGCGGAGAGGTGGTCCGCATCAAGAAGGTCGTAG
- a CDS encoding DNA repair exonuclease → MSRSFKFVHTADIHLDAPFVGVSAKDVRVQEELIRATYAALDRVATIAVERQVDFVVVAGDIYNTKDKSTRAQLRFRSVMQRLAEANIGVYLVHGNHDPANGYSAGLDMPDNVHYFSTTKVERIEVKDASGQTLCALYGQGFGTAVVTDNLARRFSRQAGDETAIGVLHANVGGQQGYENYAPCTLQDLRDAKMDYWALGHIHKKQDLGDSPKIRYCGSPQGLNPKEDGAHGCWVVTMNRGEVTEEEFVETDSVRWHQTTIDVGQMNKVDDLVDALRDECTRCRVESGGRPAIVRIDLVGRTEVNASISRGSTFDEVVEELRREQLEATPWLLVERVRNRTHPAFDIEFLREVEDFTGDLIRFTDTLEGHTAAKAFLGEVLGGVDTAFGEFERDEAELIRRARDLSLSRLLEEDR, encoded by the coding sequence ATGAGCAGGTCGTTCAAGTTCGTCCACACAGCTGACATCCACCTAGACGCACCGTTCGTTGGAGTCAGCGCCAAGGACGTCAGGGTTCAAGAGGAGCTCATCAGGGCGACCTATGCGGCGCTCGACCGCGTCGCCACCATCGCCGTGGAGCGCCAAGTCGATTTCGTGGTTGTCGCAGGTGATATATACAACACCAAGGACAAGAGCACGCGAGCCCAGCTTCGCTTCCGCTCCGTGATGCAGCGACTTGCCGAGGCAAACATTGGCGTCTACCTCGTCCACGGCAACCACGATCCCGCCAACGGGTACTCGGCTGGACTCGACATGCCCGACAACGTGCACTACTTCTCCACGACCAAGGTCGAACGCATCGAGGTCAAGGACGCCTCCGGTCAGACCCTTTGCGCACTGTACGGGCAGGGTTTCGGGACAGCCGTTGTGACCGACAACCTAGCCCGTCGTTTCTCTCGGCAGGCCGGAGACGAGACCGCGATCGGGGTGTTGCACGCCAACGTCGGCGGCCAGCAGGGATACGAGAACTACGCTCCTTGCACTCTGCAGGACCTGCGAGACGCCAAGATGGATTACTGGGCACTGGGCCACATCCATAAGAAGCAGGATCTTGGGGATTCTCCCAAGATTCGCTATTGCGGCAGCCCACAGGGCCTCAACCCCAAGGAGGATGGTGCTCACGGCTGCTGGGTGGTGACGATGAACCGCGGTGAGGTGACCGAAGAGGAGTTCGTCGAGACCGACTCGGTGCGCTGGCATCAAACAACCATCGATGTAGGACAGATGAACAAGGTCGATGACCTTGTCGACGCGCTGAGGGATGAGTGCACCCGTTGCCGCGTGGAGTCGGGCGGCCGCCCCGCCATCGTCAGGATCGATCTTGTCGGCCGCACCGAGGTGAATGCTTCGATCTCAAGGGGAAGCACCTTCGACGAAGTGGTCGAGGAGCTACGCCGCGAACAACTCGAAGCGACCCCGTGGCTTTTGGTCGAGCGCGTACGCAATCGCACTCACCCTGCGTTCGATATCGAGTTCTTGCGTGAGGTAGAGGACTTCACGGGTGACCTGATCCGGTTCACCGACACGCTAGAGGGCCACACGGCGGCCAAAGCGTTTTTGGGTGAAGTGCTGGGAGGCGTCGACACAGCCTTCGGCGAGTTCGAACGAGACGAGGCGGAGTTGATCAGAAGAGCTCGCGACCTGAGCTTGAGCCGCCTTTTGGAGGAGGACCGATGA
- a CDS encoding HAMP domain-containing histidine kinase, which produces MRTSIRTQLLISLLVIAIAAAGPLSWYFLEEVQAYGIRKLEERLTAEARLLTAIAAETGLEDRETLSAALRESALEVNSNLAILKPDGVPVAVSGNLAASGSGLGDLPEVRSAMEGSVGVESRPGTDGRIRLTVALPMLDNGDVIGIAVASAETFSRLTLLRDHAATLMLLAVIFTLATFMLAEILSRWLARPLRNIASSAQMFAAGDLGVRVLPQGPQETRTAAEAFNTMADQVSEMVDELRREERRKSRFVSDVSHEIRSPLTAIRGTAETLAQGDVEPEDTKRFLATIVKESERLSRLAEDLLALQRIEGATGELPMRRARLRSIVLGAVDSLEHTTSERGIDVRVSGDAPDVLGDPDRLQQVIANLLDNASRHTPRGGAVTLEMRHEGAFSVVTVSDEGPGIDEESLPHIFDRFYRTSASRDRTTGGAGLGLAIVQSIVSRHAGEIDVENLTPNGTCFTVRLPALKD; this is translated from the coding sequence GTGCGAACTTCGATACGAACACAACTGCTGATATCCTTGCTGGTCATAGCTATCGCAGCTGCTGGGCCGCTTTCGTGGTACTTCCTGGAGGAAGTCCAAGCGTACGGCATCCGCAAACTTGAGGAACGCCTAACCGCCGAGGCCCGGCTACTGACCGCCATCGCCGCCGAAACGGGGCTCGAGGACAGAGAGACCCTGAGTGCTGCGCTGCGGGAATCGGCTCTGGAGGTCAACTCGAACCTTGCGATACTCAAACCCGACGGTGTCCCTGTCGCCGTTTCGGGGAATCTTGCAGCTAGTGGCAGTGGACTCGGGGATCTTCCCGAGGTTCGTTCAGCCATGGAAGGCTCGGTCGGGGTGGAGAGCCGACCTGGGACTGACGGTAGAATCAGGCTCACTGTTGCTTTGCCGATGCTGGACAATGGTGATGTCATCGGAATCGCAGTGGCTTCAGCAGAGACTTTCTCGCGCCTGACCCTACTGCGCGATCATGCTGCCACGCTGATGCTACTGGCGGTGATCTTCACACTGGCAACGTTCATGCTTGCAGAAATCCTGTCTCGCTGGCTCGCACGACCACTTCGCAACATTGCATCCAGCGCACAGATGTTCGCGGCCGGTGACCTGGGAGTACGAGTGCTTCCACAAGGACCGCAGGAAACACGCACCGCTGCTGAGGCCTTCAACACGATGGCCGATCAAGTCAGCGAGATGGTCGACGAGCTTCGGCGGGAGGAAAGGCGCAAGTCCCGGTTCGTCTCCGATGTTAGCCACGAGATCCGGAGTCCTCTCACCGCGATACGGGGCACGGCGGAGACACTTGCGCAGGGCGACGTTGAGCCAGAAGACACGAAGCGATTCTTAGCCACGATCGTCAAGGAGTCGGAGCGCCTTTCCCGACTCGCCGAGGACCTGCTCGCGCTACAGCGCATCGAAGGAGCCACCGGAGAGCTGCCGATGAGGAGAGCGAGGCTTCGATCGATCGTCTTGGGCGCAGTCGACTCGCTGGAACACACCACATCGGAGCGCGGTATCGATGTCAGGGTCAGCGGCGATGCACCAGATGTTCTCGGCGATCCGGATCGGCTACAGCAGGTGATTGCAAACCTGCTCGACAACGCCTCAAGGCATACTCCTCGGGGCGGAGCTGTGACCCTGGAGATGCGACACGAGGGTGCGTTCTCCGTGGTAACCGTGAGTGACGAAGGTCCAGGCATCGACGAGGAGTCGCTCCCCCATATCTTCGATCGCTTCTATCGCACGTCGGCCAGCCGAGACCGAACGACCGGAGGCGCTGGTCTCGGGCTGGCGATAGTGCAGTCGATCGTTAGCAGACACGCTGGCGAGATCGACGTCGAGAACCTGACCCCGAACGGCACCTGCTTCACGGTCAGGCTGCCGGCCCTGAAAGACTGA
- a CDS encoding type III pantothenate kinase, with the protein MILTIDIGNTQTVLGLFGTTDSATLHSHWRISTDAMQTTDELKVKLAALLSANGRSWGDIDAIVIASVVPRLTGAYEELAIDATGQPPVVVGPGVKTGMPIRYDNPHEVGADRIANSVAAVEDFGAPVIVVDFGTATTLDVVDAEGAYIGGAIAPGVETSAEALFKKAARLSVVDLEAPETVIGTSTRSSIQAGLVFGEAVMVDGLVRRIWEELGAETPVIATGGLAERMRPLCATITHSDVDLTLKGLLLIYARSKGIDS; encoded by the coding sequence ATGATCCTGACGATTGACATAGGCAACACACAGACCGTGCTGGGGCTTTTTGGCACCACGGATTCGGCGACGCTGCACTCCCACTGGCGGATATCGACAGACGCCATGCAGACCACAGACGAGCTCAAGGTAAAGCTCGCCGCTCTTCTCTCGGCGAACGGGAGGTCCTGGGGGGATATCGATGCGATCGTGATCGCTAGCGTCGTGCCCAGACTGACCGGCGCCTACGAGGAACTTGCGATCGATGCGACTGGCCAGCCACCCGTTGTTGTCGGCCCCGGAGTCAAGACCGGCATGCCGATACGCTATGACAACCCGCATGAGGTTGGAGCCGATCGCATCGCCAACAGCGTTGCCGCAGTCGAAGACTTCGGGGCTCCGGTGATTGTGGTCGACTTCGGGACTGCGACCACGCTCGACGTAGTAGATGCAGAGGGCGCGTACATCGGTGGCGCTATCGCCCCTGGTGTGGAGACCAGCGCCGAAGCGCTCTTCAAGAAGGCCGCGCGCCTATCCGTCGTTGACCTCGAAGCGCCCGAGACTGTCATCGGGACGAGCACCCGATCGAGCATCCAGGCAGGACTCGTCTTCGGCGAGGCGGTGATGGTCGACGGGTTGGTCAGGCGCATATGGGAAGAGCTGGGCGCCGAGACCCCGGTCATCGCTACCGGTGGTCTGGCTGAGCGTATGAGGCCTCTGTGCGCCACCATCACGCACTCCGACGTCGACCTCACGCTCAAGGGACTGCTCCTCATCTACGCGCGCAGCAAGGGTATCGATTCATGA
- a CDS encoding biotin transporter BioY, producing MTSSPAPATRDRLFSVRDVTTIALFAAVISASAVISIPIGAVPITLQVFAVLLAGLLLRPLAAFAAVGVYLLLGAAGVPVFAGFASGIGVLIGPTGGYLFGFAAAALAVALLVKAFSGRVTPIIAEGIACAVGVAVIYVLGWAQLMLVTGLSPAEAFIGGVAPFIVLDIAKAAVAVGVAASIRRTGLVSVRTAA from the coding sequence ATGACATCAAGCCCGGCCCCCGCAACCAGAGACAGACTTTTCAGCGTCCGAGACGTCACGACCATCGCCCTGTTCGCAGCGGTCATCTCGGCGTCTGCCGTGATTTCCATCCCGATCGGCGCGGTGCCAATCACCCTGCAGGTCTTCGCGGTCCTGCTCGCCGGCCTGCTCCTGCGCCCGCTGGCGGCGTTCGCGGCCGTGGGCGTGTACCTGCTCCTCGGCGCTGCCGGCGTGCCCGTGTTCGCGGGCTTCGCATCCGGCATCGGCGTGCTCATCGGCCCCACCGGCGGCTATCTCTTCGGGTTCGCAGCGGCAGCGCTGGCGGTCGCACTGCTGGTCAAAGCGTTCTCCGGCAGGGTCACCCCCATCATCGCCGAAGGCATCGCCTGCGCAGTCGGAGTCGCGGTGATCTACGTGCTCGGCTGGGCCCAGCTCATGCTTGTAACCGGTCTTTCACCCGCCGAGGCATTCATCGGGGGCGTCGCACCATTCATCGTGCTCGATATCGCAAAGGCCGCGGTCGCGGTCGGAGTGGCCGCATCGATCCGCCGAACCGGGCTCGTGAGCGTCAGAACGGCGGCCTGA
- a CDS encoding DedA family protein, with translation MNAITGIPIIDWALGLLDYHGYALVVFFTTFENLFIIGSFTPGETIVIASAFLTSPETGTLWLPAVWISSVVGTVVGSNISYFFGLKGGRNTLLKYGHRFHITEERVAEAEAYFEVHGPKAVFFARFATGLKNFVPVIAGVTRMRILHFQGWTLLGAIAQTSLMCAIGVLVGENFDKALDIARGFGIFGLLLFTTVITLAILARRRFYRKRREKVLEEAMHLHEIEGSAAEDVLAESAPTAESASASEPPASDR, from the coding sequence ATGAATGCCATCACAGGAATCCCCATCATCGATTGGGCCTTGGGCCTATTGGATTACCACGGGTACGCGCTCGTGGTGTTCTTCACGACTTTCGAGAACCTGTTCATCATCGGGTCGTTCACGCCTGGCGAGACGATCGTGATCGCCTCGGCGTTCCTGACCTCGCCTGAGACGGGCACTTTGTGGCTTCCGGCGGTCTGGATCAGCTCGGTGGTGGGCACGGTGGTCGGGTCGAACATCTCGTACTTCTTCGGACTCAAGGGCGGGCGCAACACCCTGCTCAAGTACGGCCATCGCTTCCACATCACCGAGGAGCGCGTCGCCGAGGCCGAGGCATACTTCGAGGTGCATGGCCCCAAGGCGGTCTTCTTCGCGCGCTTCGCCACCGGCCTGAAGAACTTCGTGCCGGTCATCGCCGGCGTGACCCGGATGCGCATTCTCCACTTCCAGGGGTGGACGCTTTTGGGCGCCATCGCACAGACTTCGCTCATGTGCGCCATAGGCGTGCTGGTCGGGGAGAACTTCGACAAGGCCCTCGATATCGCACGTGGCTTCGGGATATTCGGGTTGCTGCTGTTCACCACGGTGATTACGCTGGCCATCCTCGCCAGAAGGCGCTTCTACAGGAAGCGTCGCGAGAAGGTTCTCGAGGAGGCCATGCACCTCCATGAGATCGAGGGGTCTGCCGCCGAGGATGTGCTCGCCGAGAGTGCGCCCACCGCCGAGAGCGCGTCAGCCAGCGAGCCACCCGCCAGCGACCGATGA
- a CDS encoding biotin--[acetyl-CoA-carboxylase] ligase, whose product MSTRRSDVLAALIEADGAAVSGEELAARLGVSRAAIAKHIAALGALGYQVEAVTGVGYSLVAAPDLPVPGAVRAFVRDPMWVRLEGGVETGSTNDDARTLAREGAPHGTVVLAARQTAGRGRLGRTWESPEGGLYLSAILRPQVGLADLAPMALVISLGVARGLAGLGVDPSLKWPNDLLLGPGKLAGVLIEMSAEADRAEWMVAGVGINVRPSATRIEGAGYLADVASPQADLRLANVAAVVLDGIASAFAEWSTRGFEALREEYERRSMFAGADVVVRDVTGAVRAAGIVQGIDGLGRLVLHAEGGAVAVVSAGDVTLRGSAE is encoded by the coding sequence ATGAGCACCCGACGATCCGACGTGCTCGCCGCGCTGATCGAGGCCGATGGCGCCGCGGTCTCGGGCGAAGAACTCGCCGCCCGCCTCGGTGTCAGCCGCGCTGCCATCGCGAAGCACATCGCCGCCCTGGGTGCCCTAGGCTACCAGGTCGAGGCGGTGACCGGAGTCGGATACTCGCTGGTAGCCGCTCCTGACCTTCCCGTGCCCGGAGCCGTCCGCGCCTTTGTGCGCGACCCGATGTGGGTCCGGCTGGAAGGCGGGGTCGAGACCGGCTCGACCAACGACGACGCGCGCACGCTCGCCCGCGAAGGCGCTCCGCACGGGACCGTCGTGCTCGCCGCCAGGCAGACCGCTGGGCGCGGACGCCTGGGTCGAACGTGGGAGTCGCCCGAAGGTGGCCTCTACCTCTCGGCGATCCTCAGGCCCCAAGTGGGCCTCGCCGACCTAGCGCCGATGGCGCTCGTGATCTCCCTCGGCGTGGCGCGCGGGCTTGCCGGTCTCGGCGTCGATCCGAGCTTGAAGTGGCCCAACGACCTGCTGCTGGGCCCCGGGAAGCTCGCGGGCGTGCTCATCGAGATGTCTGCCGAGGCGGACCGCGCCGAGTGGATGGTCGCAGGCGTCGGCATCAACGTCCGGCCGTCGGCCACTCGGATTGAAGGCGCCGGCTATCTCGCGGATGTGGCGAGCCCACAGGCCGATCTTCGGCTGGCGAACGTCGCTGCGGTCGTGCTCGACGGGATCGCCTCGGCATTCGCCGAGTGGAGCACACGGGGATTCGAGGCCCTGCGCGAGGAGTATGAGCGCCGGTCGATGTTCGCCGGTGCCGATGTGGTGGTGCGCGACGTGACCGGAGCTGTACGCGCCGCCGGGATCGTGCAGGGGATCGACGGGCTCGGGCGGCTCGTGCTGCACGCCGAAGGTGGGGCGGTCGCGGTTGTCTCGGCAGGTGACGTGACGCTTCGGGGGAGCGCCGAGTAG